The proteins below are encoded in one region of Ammoniphilus sp. CFH 90114:
- a CDS encoding methionine gamma-lyase family protein, which translates to MYTLLKHGEYFRPFVEAAEEKIEPRVKEINVMSDYNQFKVLRAFQEEEVSDYHFAPSTGYGYDDVGRSTLEKIYAKVFGGEAALVRPQIISGTHAIAISLFGILRPGDELMYITGAPYDTLEEVVGVRGNGQGSLKDYQIDYQAIPLTEEGAVDFERVAQAISEKTKVIGIQRSRGYADRPSFPIEQLREMIQFVKEIKPDVIVFVDNCYGEFTEALEPTQVGADIMAGSLIKNPGGGIAKTGGYIVGRENLVTLASYRMAAPGIGAEGGASLYSLHEMYQGFFLAPHVVGEALKGATFTAALLESLGFRTNPKWNDPRTDLIQSVEFGSAEKLIAFCQGIQKASPVDSHVRPEPSEMPGYADQVIMAAGTFIQGASIELSADGPLRPPYLGFVQGGLTYSHVKVGVLTALDALAEKGLLPLS; encoded by the coding sequence ATGTATACATTGCTAAAGCACGGAGAATATTTTAGACCATTCGTTGAAGCGGCAGAGGAAAAAATCGAGCCGCGTGTGAAAGAAATCAATGTCATGTCGGACTACAATCAATTCAAAGTCTTGAGGGCTTTTCAAGAAGAAGAAGTGAGCGATTATCACTTTGCTCCTTCTACTGGATATGGTTATGATGATGTGGGCCGATCCACGCTGGAAAAAATCTATGCTAAGGTGTTTGGAGGGGAAGCTGCCCTAGTTCGCCCGCAAATTATATCGGGTACACATGCCATTGCGATCTCGTTGTTTGGGATTCTTCGTCCTGGAGATGAATTGATGTACATCACAGGGGCACCCTACGATACGTTGGAAGAAGTGGTTGGAGTTCGAGGGAATGGTCAGGGTTCGCTAAAGGATTACCAGATCGACTATCAAGCGATCCCCCTAACCGAGGAAGGGGCGGTTGATTTTGAACGGGTAGCTCAAGCTATTTCAGAGAAAACGAAGGTCATTGGTATTCAGCGTTCCAGAGGCTATGCGGATCGTCCGTCCTTTCCCATTGAACAACTTCGTGAAATGATCCAATTCGTAAAAGAAATTAAACCGGATGTCATTGTCTTTGTCGATAATTGTTATGGAGAATTCACAGAGGCGCTTGAACCAACTCAAGTAGGAGCCGACATTATGGCGGGCTCTTTAATCAAGAATCCTGGAGGCGGAATAGCGAAAACCGGAGGGTATATTGTGGGAAGAGAAAACTTGGTGACTCTTGCCTCTTACCGGATGGCTGCACCAGGGATTGGCGCAGAAGGAGGAGCTTCCTTATACTCTCTTCATGAGATGTACCAAGGGTTCTTTTTAGCTCCCCATGTGGTCGGAGAAGCGCTGAAGGGAGCCACCTTCACGGCTGCGTTATTAGAAAGCCTCGGTTTTAGAACAAATCCCAAATGGAATGATCCAAGAACAGACCTGATTCAATCCGTCGAATTTGGAAGTGCAGAGAAGCTCATTGCCTTTTGCCAAGGAATCCAGAAGGCGTCTCCTGTGGATTCTCATGTGCGTCCGGAACCGAGTGAGATGCCAGGGTATGCCGATCAGGTGATCATGGCTGCGGGAACCTTTATCCAAGGGGCAAGTATTGAACTATCGGCGGATGGCCCATTAAGACCCCCGTATCTTGGATTTGTTCAGGGTGGCTTAACCTACTCTCACGTAAAGGTAGGCGTACTGACGGCGTTAGATGCACTTGCTGAGAAGGGCCTCTTGCCTCTTTCCTAG
- a CDS encoding MerR family transcriptional regulator — translation MGDDIRRNMALFPIGIVMKLTDLTARQIRYYETNELIQPARTEGNQRLFSFNDVDRLLTIKSYIEKGLNIAGIKQVMNLNKEEPVKEATVISDSSEKKRKEMSDTELRQLLKQQLMMNRPGSTPMNRGELSRFFH, via the coding sequence ATGGGCGACGATATTCGCCGCAATATGGCCCTATTTCCCATTGGGATTGTGATGAAGCTAACGGATTTAACGGCTAGACAGATTCGCTACTACGAAACGAACGAACTGATTCAACCAGCCAGAACGGAAGGGAATCAGCGTTTGTTTTCCTTTAACGATGTTGATAGGCTTCTAACCATCAAGTCCTACATTGAGAAGGGGCTTAATATTGCAGGGATTAAGCAAGTAATGAACCTTAATAAGGAAGAGCCGGTGAAGGAAGCAACCGTCATTTCAGATAGTTCCGAGAAGAAGCGCAAGGAGATGTCTGATACCGAGTTAAGGCAGTTGCTTAAGCAGCAATTGATGATGAATCGACCGGGATCTACCCCGATGAATCGCGGAGAGTTATCTAGATTTTTCCATTAG
- the glnA gene encoding type I glutamate--ammonia ligase — MSTRYTKEDIMRLANESNVKYIRLGFTDLLGMIKNVEIPVSQLEKALDNKMMFDGSSIEGFVRIEESDMYLYPDLDTWTVFPWGSDFGTVAMLICDVYLADGVTPFPGDPRGILKRQLKKAEEMGFTAMNVGPEPEFFLFKLDDKGEPTLDLNDNGGYFDFAPLDLGENCRRDIVLTLEKMGFEIEASHHEVAPGQHEIDFKYANAIKAADQIQIFKLVVKTIARQHGLNATFMPKPLFGINGSGMHCNQSLFNGKENAFYDESDELGLSKAAKQYMAGILKHSRGFSAITNPLVNSYKRLVPGYEAPCYVAWSAKNRSPLVRIPSSRGLSTRVEVRNPDPAANPYLALAVMLAAGLDGIENNLPCPPGTDRNIYVMNEAEREEAGIETLPASLKEALECLKNDSVIIEALGEHAVLHFIEAKEIEWDMFRTQIHAWERDQYMVNY; from the coding sequence ATGAGTACACGTTATACGAAAGAAGACATTATGCGTTTAGCTAATGAATCCAATGTGAAATATATCCGTCTAGGATTCACAGATTTGTTAGGAATGATCAAGAATGTGGAGATTCCTGTTAGTCAATTGGAGAAGGCTCTTGACAACAAGATGATGTTTGACGGATCTTCCATCGAAGGTTTCGTTCGTATTGAGGAATCTGACATGTATTTATACCCAGATCTAGATACATGGACCGTTTTCCCTTGGGGAAGTGATTTCGGAACGGTTGCGATGTTGATCTGTGACGTGTATTTAGCTGATGGAGTAACTCCGTTCCCAGGGGATCCACGTGGAATTCTTAAGCGTCAATTAAAGAAGGCAGAAGAAATGGGCTTCACTGCAATGAATGTAGGTCCAGAGCCTGAATTCTTCCTATTTAAATTAGATGATAAAGGGGAACCGACCCTTGACTTAAATGATAATGGCGGCTATTTTGACTTCGCTCCGCTTGATCTAGGAGAAAACTGCCGTCGTGATATCGTTCTGACTCTTGAGAAGATGGGCTTTGAGATCGAAGCTTCTCACCATGAGGTAGCTCCAGGTCAGCACGAAATTGATTTTAAATACGCGAATGCGATTAAAGCAGCGGACCAAATTCAGATCTTCAAGCTCGTGGTAAAGACGATCGCTCGTCAGCATGGATTGAATGCGACCTTCATGCCGAAGCCATTGTTTGGTATTAACGGATCTGGTATGCACTGTAACCAATCCCTATTCAATGGCAAAGAAAATGCGTTCTACGATGAAAGTGATGAACTAGGTTTAAGCAAAGCGGCTAAACAGTACATGGCCGGAATCCTGAAGCATTCTCGTGGATTCTCTGCTATTACGAACCCGCTTGTTAACTCCTACAAGCGTCTTGTACCAGGATATGAGGCTCCATGTTATGTTGCTTGGTCCGCCAAGAATAGAAGTCCACTAGTTCGTATTCCTTCTTCTCGTGGTTTAAGCACGCGTGTAGAAGTTCGTAATCCAGATCCTGCTGCTAACCCATATTTGGCCCTAGCCGTCATGCTAGCTGCTGGATTGGACGGTATCGAGAATAATTTGCCATGCCCTCCAGGAACAGATCGCAATATCTATGTGATGAATGAAGCTGAAAGAGAAGAAGCAGGCATTGAAACCTTGCCAGCAAGCTTGAAGGAAGCTCTTGAGTGCTTAAAGAACGATTCAGTCATTATCGAAGCGCTTGGTGAACATGCTGTTCTTCACTTCATCGAAGCGAAGGAAATTGAGTGGGATATGTTCCGTACCCAAATTCACGCTTGGGAAAGAGATCAGTACATGGTTAACTATTAA
- a CDS encoding DUF456 domain-containing protein: MEWLLWGIIVLFFIGSLVGIVVPVIPDALLVWGGFLIYQFFVSDQGLPPWFWWAMGGVTVLIILADVLTNMVFVKKYGGSKAGMIASVIGLLIGPFILGPIGVLVGPILLVFAVEWFRNKDAGISMKIALGTLAAFFSSAGAKLVLQLIMITTFFIAI, encoded by the coding sequence ATGGAATGGTTGTTATGGGGTATTATTGTTTTGTTTTTTATTGGGAGTCTTGTTGGGATCGTTGTACCTGTCATACCGGATGCCTTACTAGTATGGGGAGGATTCTTGATTTATCAATTTTTTGTTTCTGATCAAGGGCTGCCTCCTTGGTTTTGGTGGGCAATGGGTGGGGTTACGGTTCTTATTATCCTAGCGGACGTTCTGACAAATATGGTTTTCGTGAAAAAGTATGGGGGATCAAAAGCTGGTATGATCGCTTCCGTTATAGGATTGCTAATTGGTCCGTTTATCTTAGGTCCTATCGGGGTCCTCGTTGGTCCCATTCTCCTAGTCTTTGCTGTAGAGTGGTTTCGCAACAAGGATGCCGGCATCTCAATGAAGATAGCCTTAGGTACATTAGCGGCCTTCTTTAGCAGTGCTGGAGCCAAACTTGTTCTGCAACTTATTATGATTACCACGTTTTTCATTGCCATATAA
- the lexA gene encoding transcriptional repressor LexA: MKLSSRQHAILDFIKREVKDKGYPPSVREIGEAVGLASSSTVHGHLARLEKKGLIRRDPTKPRAIEILDDLDLPEEDISVPTVRIPVVGKVTAGEPILAVENVEEYFVLPERMVGPDTIYMLKVEGNSMIEAGILDGDYVIVRQQSVANNGDIVVAMTEDEEATVKTFYKEKNHIRLQPENPDLEPILLPHVTILGKVVGVFRNLH, from the coding sequence ATGAAGTTATCATCGCGTCAGCATGCCATCCTTGACTTCATTAAGAGAGAAGTGAAGGACAAGGGGTACCCACCTTCCGTGCGGGAGATTGGAGAAGCCGTCGGACTTGCATCAAGCTCAACAGTACATGGTCATTTAGCCCGCCTAGAGAAGAAGGGATTAATCCGTCGAGATCCAACGAAACCAAGGGCCATTGAAATATTAGATGATCTCGACCTTCCGGAAGAAGACATCAGTGTACCAACCGTTAGAATTCCTGTCGTTGGGAAAGTAACAGCAGGGGAACCGATTCTCGCAGTAGAGAATGTAGAAGAGTATTTTGTGCTACCAGAGCGAATGGTAGGGCCTGATACGATTTATATGTTGAAGGTGGAAGGAAACAGTATGATTGAAGCAGGAATTCTGGACGGAGATTATGTCATTGTTAGGCAGCAATCTGTGGCGAATAACGGAGACATCGTTGTTGCGATGACAGAAGATGAGGAAGCAACTGTAAAGACCTTTTACAAAGAGAAGAACCATATTCGTCTGCAGCCAGAGAATCCTGATTTAGAGCCTATCCTCTTACCCCATGTGACGATCCTAGGGAAAGTAGTAGGCGTTTTTAGGAATCTACACTAG
- a CDS encoding LysM peptidoglycan-binding domain-containing protein, whose protein sequence is MRAIVFGFTMMVLLFTSLFHIVGNITWTKPAYASGLTSYEQVIVQSGDSLWKIADQFNEDHQLTIPQMIQLIIDENQLDSAYIYPGQQIHIPRSVQ, encoded by the coding sequence ATGAGAGCGATTGTTTTTGGGTTTACTATGATGGTGTTGTTATTTACGAGCTTATTTCATATAGTTGGTAACATTACATGGACGAAGCCAGCCTATGCAAGTGGGTTGACTTCCTATGAGCAAGTTATTGTTCAGTCAGGGGATTCTCTATGGAAGATTGCAGATCAATTTAACGAAGATCATCAATTAACTATTCCCCAGATGATTCAACTTATAATCGATGAGAATCAGCTGGATAGTGCCTACATATATCCTGGTCAACAGATTCATATCCCACGATCGGTTCAGTAA
- a CDS encoding DUF896 domain-containing protein: MVTPEKIERINELARKSKSTGLTPAEKKEQDALRQEYIQAVRMSLKANLDSLKIVDEEGNVLKEYGENKLKKDVH; encoded by the coding sequence TTGGTTACTCCTGAGAAGATTGAGCGCATTAACGAGTTGGCCAGGAAGTCGAAGTCAACGGGACTGACTCCGGCAGAGAAGAAAGAACAAGATGCTTTGAGACAGGAATATATTCAAGCCGTCAGAATGTCCTTGAAAGCAAATTTAGATTCGTTGAAGATTGTGGACGAAGAAGGTAACGTCCTTAAGGAATACGGAGAAAACAAACTCAAGAAAGACGTGCACTAA